The Meriones unguiculatus strain TT.TT164.6M chromosome 1, Bangor_MerUng_6.1, whole genome shotgun sequence genome has a segment encoding these proteins:
- the Trmt61b gene encoding LOW QUALITY PROTEIN: tRNA (adenine(58)-N(1))-methyltransferase, mitochondrial (The sequence of the model RefSeq protein was modified relative to this genomic sequence to represent the inferred CDS: inserted 4 bases in 3 codons; deleted 1 base in 1 codon; substituted 2 bases at 2 genomic stop codons), whose product MPAGSSSSVPIFEDDLDPDEVAELEKAAVKTQKEPGGFQKRLVLFSGDVPQKEDVPAADHGGFCPDGARRDCGDLAALLCGKPQTLWTSREESPPREQGHCYPPRCDSEDRLLSTVSHLATEPGELHASSFCSPSRERPLRAWEFITAQAGKRKTQLKKLFRLCNVGHFNSNELVSWDDAMLCLHLGIQVTLLVMDISTGATVREIDSGSCGMSLFLSEAVGSQGQVLSFEIXKDHCDWAKKNXQHWCDSWRLSHTQEXPDDVNFIYSDILXKEDINSLTFDAVDKLGQLETGYVVCLTKQRSGILYPKVRLNINEDLQLYSQXEIEVGNEVFQEENPWFIRAIGRGKESHSDFSYRPCLYIARLVHWQTSHTCQ is encoded by the exons ATGCCAGCGGGCTCCAGCAGTTCGGTGCCCATctttgaggatgacttagatcctgatgaggttgcagagttggagaaAGCAGCAGTTAA gacgcagaaggagccaggtggattcCAGAAACGTTTGGTGCTATTTTCAGGAGATGTTCCCCAGAAGGAGGATGTTCCTGCTGCTGACCATGGTGGATTCTGTCCTGATG GCGCGCGTCGGGATTGTGGGGACCTGGCGGCTCTACTGTGTGGAAAACCTCAGACACTGTGGACCTCGCGGGAGGAGTCACCCCCTCGAGAGCAGGGCCACTGCTACCCTCCACGCTGTGACTCCGAGGATCGCTTGCTGTCCACCGTGTCCCATTTGGCGACCGAGCCGGGAGAGCTTCACGCTTCCTCTTTTTGCTCCCCTTCCAGAGAG AGACCCCTCCGGGCCTGGGAGTTTATTACAGCTCaggcaggaaagagaaaaacGCAATTAAAGAAATTATTTCGGCTCTGCAACGTCGGACACTTTAATAGTAACGAGCTAGTGTCCTGGGACGACGC CATGCTATGTCTCCATCTTGGGATACAAGTGACACTATTGGTGATGGACATCAGCACAGGGGCCACTGTTAGGGAAATAGACTCAGGCTCTTGTGGAATGAGCTTATTTTTATCTGAAGC TGTTGGATCACAAGGACAAGTCCTAAGTTTTGAGA CAAAAGACCACTGTGACTGGGCTAAAAAGA AGCAACACTGGTGTGATTCATGGAGATTAAGTCATACCCAAGAATGACCAGACGATGTGAATTTTATTTATAGtgatatttt aaaggaagacaTAAACTCTCTAACATTTGATGCAGTGG ATAAGTTAGGTCAGTTAGAAACTGGCTATGTGGTTTGCCTTACAAAACAGAGAAGTGGAATTCTATATCCAAAAGTCAGACTAAACATCAATGAAGATTTACAATTATATTCTCAATAGGAAATTGAGGTTGGAAATGAAGTGTTTCAAGAGGAGAACCCATG GTTTATCAGGGCAATTGGCCGAGGAA AAGAATCCCATTCTGATTTTTCATACAGACCATGTCTCTATATTGCTAGACTTGTTCACTGGCAAACTAGTCACACATGTCAGTAA